The Gammaproteobacteria bacterium nucleotide sequence GGCTGGACCGAGCCGATTTCGGCGCTGCTACTGGCGGGGTTTGTTGCGGCAATTGTCGGATTCATTTCGGGCGCTGTGCTGCTGCGCTATCATGGTCTGACGTTACTGATGTTGACCCTGGCGACAGCGATCTGCCTGCAGGAATTTGCGAATGTCAACGAAGATTTCACGGGTGGTTTTGATGGGCTGACCGGAGTGAGTTTTACGCCATTACTGGGCTTGTTCGAGTACGATCTTTGGGGGCACACCTACTATTGGTATTCGTTGGTTGTACTATTTCTGGTGTTCGTTGTGGCGAGAATTATGGTGAATTCCCCCTTTGGCATGTCGTTGATCGGAATTCGCGAAAACTCTGCACGGATGCATGCAATCGGAACGCCAGTTTACCGACGCTTGGTTACCGTTTACGGCGTGTCTGCGGGTATCGCAGGACTCGCTGGCGGTCTTTTTGCGGAGTCCAACGCCTATGTCACACTGGATGTTTTGAGTTTTGCTCGTTCGGGCACGGTCCTAATTATTTTGATTCTAGGTGGCGTCGGTCGATTGTACGGTGCCTTCGCCGGCGCGGTGGTCTACCTGGTTCTAGAGGATGAACTGGCCAAGATGAGTCCGGAGTTCTGGGAATTCGGGGTCGGATTACTCCTTGTCCTCACAGTGATGTTTGCCAGAGGAGGTTTACTCGGAATCTTTGACCGACTGAGAAAGGTATTTAGCAGGGCAACGCCATGAGTGATCCGGTGCTTCAGGCTGTTGGGTTGTACAAAAATTTCGGGGCGCTGGAAGTAGCCCATAACATTAACTTCACACTGAAGCGGGGTGCGCGTCACGCGCTGATCGGACCTAACGGCGCGGGTAAGACGACTTTTATCAATCTGATTACCGGTGTTCTGACTCCGTCCAGTGGGCAGATCCTTCTAAATGGCCAGGACATCACAGGACTGGGTCAGGCAGAGAGAAGTCGTCGTGGCATAGCCAGAACCTTCCAGATCAACCAGTTGTTTCGGGGCCTAACTGTTCTTGAAAACGTGGTCTTGGCGATCGCCGAGCGTCAGGGTATCGCATCCTCGATGTTTCGGCCGTTATCTTCTTATTCTGAAGTAACAGATGAGGCAATGGAGTTGTTGGGTAATTTTGAGTTAAATGAAGATGCTCTACGGCGTATTGATGAGCTGCCCTATGGCCGGCAACGTCTGGTTGAGATTGTCATTGCATTGGGACAGCGACCAAGCGTTCTATTGCTCGACGAACCGGCTGCCGGTATTCCATCTTCCGAGAGCCAGCACATCCTGGATGCAGCCAGCGCCCTGTCCAGCGATATTACGGTGTTGATCATCGAACATGATATGGAAATTGTCTTCAGTGTTGCGGATTACATCACTGTTTTAGTCTCCGGTGCTGTATTGACCGAGGGAGAACCCGAGGTAATTGCAGCAGATGAGAGGGTGCGTGCGGTCTATCTCGGAGAAGTCGATCGTGGCTAGTTCTGGCCTGTCGTTGGTATCCGTGAGTGCCGGTTATGGTGAGACCGTTGTCTTAGAGAATATAGACCTGGAGATCCTGGCGGGGGAGGCTGTCAGTGTCATTGGGCGCAACGGGGTGGGGAAATCGACTCTGCTGATGACTATCATGGGTCACACTGATCTGCACAGTGGCTCAGTGCATTTGAATGGAAAGGAAATCACTGCTGCCAAACCCTGCCAACGT carries:
- a CDS encoding branched-chain amino acid ABC transporter permease, translating into MVDTDKKTMVPSEESRVFFSRRSRLKWWEGLPWALAIAAFFVLPDYMAFGTQVLITIIFALSLDLVVGFAGVVTLGHAAYFGVGAYTAGMVSAHLGWTEPISALLLAGFVAAIVGFISGAVLLRYHGLTLLMLTLATAICLQEFANVNEDFTGGFDGLTGVSFTPLLGLFEYDLWGHTYYWYSLVVLFLVFVVARIMVNSPFGMSLIGIRENSARMHAIGTPVYRRLVTVYGVSAGIAGLAGGLFAESNAYVTLDVLSFARSGTVLIILILGGVGRLYGAFAGAVVYLVLEDELAKMSPEFWEFGVGLLLVLTVMFARGGLLGIFDRLRKVFSRATP
- a CDS encoding ABC transporter ATP-binding protein, which produces MSDPVLQAVGLYKNFGALEVAHNINFTLKRGARHALIGPNGAGKTTFINLITGVLTPSSGQILLNGQDITGLGQAERSRRGIARTFQINQLFRGLTVLENVVLAIAERQGIASSMFRPLSSYSEVTDEAMELLGNFELNEDALRRIDELPYGRQRLVEIVIALGQRPSVLLLDEPAAGIPSSESQHILDAASALSSDITVLIIEHDMEIVFSVADYITVLVSGAVLTEGEPEVIAADERVRAVYLGEVDRG